The following proteins are encoded in a genomic region of Deltaproteobacteria bacterium:
- a CDS encoding CarD family transcriptional regulator: MFKPGDKAVYPAHGVGEVQSIETREISGNRQTFYILKILDNGMTIMVPTTNVKSVGLREVISEDEVDEVYAILKERDVTVDNQTWNRRYREYMDKIKTGSVYEIAEVLRDLSMLKFEKELSFGERKMLDTARSLLIKELAIAQEKEEADVLKEIQKIFKN; this comes from the coding sequence ATGTTCAAGCCGGGGGACAAGGCGGTTTATCCGGCTCATGGGGTTGGTGAGGTCCAGTCGATAGAGACGAGGGAGATCTCCGGCAACCGCCAGACCTTTTACATTCTCAAGATCCTCGACAATGGAATGACCATCATGGTGCCAACCACCAATGTCAAGTCGGTGGGCCTGCGCGAGGTGATCAGCGAGGATGAGGTGGATGAGGTGTATGCCATCCTGAAGGAACGGGATGTCACCGTTGACAATCAGACCTGGAACCGCCGGTACCGGGAGTATATGGACAAGATCAAGACCGGTTCAGTCTATGAGATTGCCGAGGTCCTCCGGGATCTTTCCATGCTCAAGTTTGAAAAGGAACTCTCCTTTGGGGAGAGAAAGATGCTGGATACCGCAAGAAGCCTCCTGATCAAGGAACTGGCGATTGCCCAGGAGAAAGAGGAAGCGGACGTTTTAAAAGAGATCCAGAAGATTTTTAAGAATTAA
- the ispD gene encoding 2-C-methyl-D-erythritol 4-phosphate cytidylyltransferase, which produces MGMTQPKGAPPKQFLLLEGKPILHWTLEALSQVSAIDAICLVVAADRLATTEQELGEGVRVNHPWVNHPWVNHPWGKKLQWIVAGGQERQDSVIKGLRAIPPCEIVLVHDAVRPFVTPKMVEALITVAKENGAALLALPVQETLKEVSERREVIRTVDRDRLWSVQTPQAFRYDLLSQAIARAERDSFLGTDEAMLVERNGHPVSVVEGSPFNIKITRPEDLLLAEGIVYARRHRL; this is translated from the coding sequence ATGGGGATGACCCAACCCAAGGGTGCTCCACCCAAACAGTTCCTCCTTTTGGAAGGAAAGCCGATCCTTCACTGGACATTGGAGGCCTTATCTCAAGTCTCCGCTATTGATGCCATCTGCCTTGTTGTGGCGGCCGATCGTTTAGCAACAACCGAACAAGAACTAGGGGAAGGGGTGCGGGTGAATCACCCTTGGGTGAACCACCCTTGGGTGAACCACCCGTGGGGCAAAAAGCTCCAATGGATTGTGGCGGGAGGCCAGGAAAGGCAGGACTCGGTGATCAAGGGATTGAGGGCGATCCCCCCTTGCGAAATTGTTCTTGTTCATGACGCGGTTCGCCCCTTTGTTACCCCCAAAATGGTGGAGGCCTTAATCACTGTGGCAAAAGAAAACGGGGCCGCCCTCCTGGCCTTGCCGGTTCAGGAGACCCTCAAAGAGGTGAGCGAGCGGAGAGAAGTGATCAGGACGGTCGATCGGGACCGGCTTTGGTCTGTCCAAACCCCTCAGGCCTTCCGTTACGATCTCCTGAGTCAGGCGATTGCCAGGGCCGAAAGGGATTCTTTTTTGGGGACGGACGAGGCGATGTTGGTGGAAAGGAATGGTCACCCGGTTTCAGTCGTCGAAGGGTCCCCTTTCAACATAAAAATCACAAGGCCGGAGGATTTGTTGCTGGCAGAAGGGATCGTTTATGCGCGTCGGCATCGGTTATGA
- a CDS encoding 2-C-methyl-D-erythritol 2,4-cyclodiphosphate synthase, which yields MRVGIGYDIHPLVPGRKLILGGVEIPFEKGLDGHSDADALYHAVSDALLGALGSGDIGDHFPDSDPALKGKDSSFFLQEILKKVETAGYVVLNVDSTLILEKPKLGPYKETMAANVARLLKIARNQVNVKGKRNERLGALGRGEGIAAQAVVLLKKR from the coding sequence ATGCGCGTCGGCATCGGTTATGACATCCACCCCCTTGTTCCGGGGAGAAAACTGATCTTGGGAGGGGTTGAAATCCCTTTTGAAAAGGGGCTCGATGGCCACTCGGACGCCGATGCCTTGTACCACGCGGTGAGCGATGCCTTGCTTGGAGCCTTGGGGTCTGGAGATATCGGGGATCATTTTCCGGACTCCGATCCAGCATTAAAGGGAAAAGATTCTTCGTTTTTTCTCCAGGAAATTTTAAAAAAGGTAGAGACTGCCGGCTATGTCGTTCTGAATGTCGACAGCACCCTTATCCTTGAAAAACCGAAACTGGGGCCGTACAAGGAAACAATGGCGGCCAATGTTGCCAGACTCTTGAAAATTGCCAGAAACCAGGTCAATGTAAAGGGGAAGAGAAACGAGCGGCTTGGGGCACTGGGTCGAGGGGAGGGGATTGCCGCCCAGGCGGTTGTCCTTCTCAAAAAACGATAA
- a CDS encoding cysteine--tRNA ligase codes for MPLKVYNNLTQHKEEFNPVSPPEVKMYVCGVTVYDDCHIGHARAAVVFDLIYRVLLSKGYQVTFVRNFTDIDDKIIQRSRELKIPWHQVAATYIDAFRRDMGRLNLKTPTQEPKATEHIPEMIQLIQKLVEKGIAYEAEGDVFYSVSRFKGYGKLSHKKIEELEAGARVEVMEKKKNPLDFALWKKSKPGEPSWESPWGPGRPGWHIECSAMSLKFLGESLDIHGGGRDLIFPHHENEIAQSEGATGKPFVRYWLHNGFVNIHEEKMSKSTGHFRKLRDVLEHYSSEAVRYFLLSAHYRSPIDYSEQNMREAEEALDRFYATIDRFKKFSEGHLGGDEKEFHLLPKFEKAMDDDFNATQFLGDLFDWVRRLNKSLDKLEKQKKQVSSAFKKSVLSEIAQVSAVLGVLDKEPAQYLAAKKGRHISQSGLDASFVEKLIEDRKKARSAKNFAEADRIRQELEQKGIILKDNPDSSTEWHVKQ; via the coding sequence ATGCCTCTCAAAGTTTATAACAACCTGACCCAACACAAAGAAGAATTTAACCCGGTTTCTCCCCCTGAGGTGAAGATGTATGTCTGTGGTGTGACGGTCTATGACGACTGCCACATCGGCCATGCCCGGGCGGCGGTAGTGTTTGACCTGATCTATCGGGTGCTTCTTTCCAAGGGGTACCAGGTCACCTTTGTCCGGAATTTTACCGATATTGATGACAAGATCATTCAGAGAAGCCGGGAGCTGAAAATCCCCTGGCACCAGGTGGCCGCCACTTATATTGACGCCTTTCGGCGGGATATGGGCCGGCTCAATCTGAAAACCCCCACACAGGAACCGAAGGCAACCGAACATATCCCCGAGATGATTCAGTTGATTCAAAAATTGGTTGAAAAAGGGATTGCCTATGAAGCGGAGGGGGATGTTTTTTACAGTGTCTCCCGCTTTAAGGGATATGGAAAGTTGTCCCATAAAAAGATTGAGGAGTTGGAGGCGGGGGCGCGTGTTGAGGTGATGGAAAAGAAAAAGAACCCGCTCGATTTTGCCCTTTGGAAAAAAAGCAAGCCGGGCGAGCCTTCCTGGGAGAGTCCTTGGGGGCCAGGGAGGCCGGGCTGGCATATTGAGTGCTCTGCCATGAGCCTCAAGTTTTTGGGGGAGAGCCTGGATATCCACGGGGGAGGGCGGGATCTTATTTTCCCTCACCACGAAAATGAGATCGCCCAGTCGGAAGGAGCGACCGGCAAGCCGTTCGTCCGATATTGGCTCCATAATGGTTTTGTGAACATCCACGAGGAAAAGATGAGCAAGTCGACCGGCCATTTCCGGAAGCTCCGTGACGTTCTTGAACATTACAGCAGCGAAGCGGTCCGTTATTTTCTCCTCTCGGCCCATTACCGGAGTCCGATCGACTACAGCGAACAGAACATGAGGGAGGCCGAGGAGGCCTTGGACCGCTTTTATGCAACAATCGACCGGTTCAAGAAATTTTCCGAAGGCCATTTGGGGGGTGACGAGAAGGAATTTCATCTCCTGCCAAAATTTGAAAAGGCGATGGATGACGATTTCAACGCCACTCAATTTCTGGGAGACCTTTTTGACTGGGTCCGCCGGCTCAACAAGTCCCTTGATAAGCTGGAAAAACAGAAAAAACAGGTTTCTTCAGCATTCAAAAAGTCGGTTTTGAGTGAGATTGCGCAAGTGAGTGCTGTGCTGGGGGTTCTTGATAAAGAGCCTGCACAGTATTTGGCCGCAAAAAAAGGGAGGCATATCAGTCAATCCGGTCTCGATGCCTCTTTTGTCGAGAAATTGATTGAAGACCGGAAGAAGGCTCGATCGGCAAAGAATTTTGCCGAGGCGGACAGGATCCGTCAGGAGCTGGAGCAGAAGGGGATCATCCTTAAAGACAATCCAGACAGTTCCACGGAGTGGCATGTGAAACAGTAA
- the uvrB gene encoding excinuclease ABC subunit UvrB has product MPPFQKFKLASPFQPKGDQPKAIDELCDGLLKGVKHQTLLGVTGSGKTFTVANLIAKINKPALVIAPNKTLAAQLYAEFKELFPENAVEYFVSYYDYYQPEAYVPQRDLYIEKDSSINEEIDKLRHSATRSLLERNDVIIVASVSCIYGLGDPAAYHGLLVFLEKGQEFPRNEVLKGLIKIQYERNDVDFYRGTFRVRGDVVEIFPAHEAERVIRLEYFGDTVEKIFEIDPLRGSKLKELEKIAIYPASHYVTPEGQMKRAMHSIRDELQERIQYFRKENRLVEAQRIEQRTCFDLEMMEEIGFCKGIENYSRPITGRNPGEPPPTLLDYFPKDYLLFIDESHITVPQLNGMYNGDRSRKGTLVDYGFRLPSAMDNRPLRFEEFQRLAPQVVYVSATPAEYELRESEGVVVEQVIRPTGLIDPKVSVRPVAGQVDDLLKEIKKRVAVGERVLVTTLTKRMAEDLSQFYREQGVKVRYLHSDVETLERVEIIRDLRLGTFDVLVGINLLREGLDLPEVSLVAILDADKEGFLRSERSLIQTFGRTARNVNGEVILYADTVTQSMAKAMNETKRRRKIQEAYNKKEGITPQTIKKTISDALHSVYEKDYFTVPKGGMDAPELKGIPLYEIPKMIENLKKEMKKAAGQMDFERAAELRDQIRGLQQTELAVGVKV; this is encoded by the coding sequence ATGCCGCCCTTTCAGAAATTTAAATTAGCCAGCCCCTTCCAGCCGAAGGGGGATCAACCGAAGGCGATTGATGAACTCTGTGACGGACTCCTGAAGGGGGTGAAACACCAGACCCTTCTTGGCGTGACCGGTTCCGGCAAAACATTCACCGTTGCCAATCTTATTGCCAAAATCAACAAGCCGGCCCTTGTCATTGCCCCCAATAAAACTTTGGCGGCCCAGCTCTATGCAGAATTCAAGGAACTCTTTCCTGAAAATGCGGTCGAGTATTTTGTCAGCTACTATGACTACTACCAGCCGGAGGCGTATGTCCCCCAACGGGACCTCTACATTGAGAAAGATTCTTCGATCAATGAGGAGATCGACAAACTCCGTCATTCTGCGACCCGTTCCCTTCTGGAGAGAAACGATGTGATCATTGTCGCCTCAGTCTCCTGCATCTATGGCTTGGGGGATCCGGCCGCCTATCATGGTCTGCTTGTCTTTTTGGAAAAGGGGCAAGAGTTTCCGCGAAATGAGGTCCTCAAAGGACTGATCAAGATCCAGTATGAGCGGAATGACGTCGATTTTTATCGCGGGACGTTTCGAGTTCGTGGGGATGTTGTTGAGATTTTTCCGGCCCATGAAGCGGAACGGGTGATCCGCCTCGAATATTTTGGGGATACGGTTGAAAAAATATTTGAGATCGACCCGCTTCGCGGGTCTAAATTAAAAGAGCTGGAGAAAATTGCCATTTACCCGGCCTCCCATTACGTCACGCCGGAGGGCCAAATGAAGAGGGCGATGCATTCCATCCGTGACGAGTTGCAGGAGAGGATTCAATATTTCAGAAAAGAGAACCGTTTGGTGGAGGCCCAGCGGATTGAACAGAGGACCTGTTTTGATCTGGAGATGATGGAGGAGATCGGTTTCTGCAAGGGGATTGAAAATTATTCCCGTCCTATTACCGGGCGCAACCCGGGCGAACCGCCGCCGACACTGCTCGATTACTTCCCCAAGGATTATCTCCTCTTTATCGATGAGAGTCATATCACCGTCCCGCAGTTAAACGGGATGTACAACGGCGACCGGAGCCGCAAGGGCACACTTGTTGATTATGGTTTCCGCCTTCCCTCCGCGATGGACAACCGGCCGCTCCGGTTTGAGGAGTTTCAGCGGCTCGCGCCTCAGGTTGTTTATGTTTCGGCAACACCGGCGGAGTATGAATTGAGAGAGTCTGAAGGGGTAGTGGTGGAGCAGGTGATCCGTCCGACCGGATTGATTGATCCCAAGGTTTCCGTCCGGCCGGTGGCGGGCCAGGTGGATGACCTGTTAAAAGAGATTAAAAAAAGGGTTGCCGTAGGGGAGCGGGTCCTGGTGACGACGTTGACCAAGCGGATGGCGGAAGACTTGAGCCAGTTTTACCGGGAGCAGGGGGTCAAGGTTCGTTACCTCCATTCGGATGTGGAGACCCTCGAGAGGGTGGAGATCATCCGTGACCTCCGACTGGGGACCTTTGATGTTCTGGTTGGGATCAATCTTTTGCGCGAAGGGTTGGACCTGCCGGAGGTCTCGCTGGTGGCGATCCTGGATGCGGACAAGGAAGGTTTTTTACGCTCCGAGCGATCACTGATTCAGACCTTTGGCCGCACCGCCCGTAACGTGAATGGGGAAGTCATCCTTTATGCCGATACCGTGACCCAGTCGATGGCGAAGGCGATGAATGAAACCAAACGGCGCCGGAAGATCCAGGAGGCGTACAACAAGAAGGAGGGGATTACGCCGCAGACAATAAAGAAGACGATCTCTGATGCCTTACACTCTGTTTACGAAAAAGATTATTTTACGGTACCTAAGGGTGGCATGGATGCGCCTGAACTCAAGGGGATCCCTTTATATGAAATCCCCAAGATGATTGAAAATCTCAAAAAAGAGATGAAAAAGGCGGCGGGCCAGATGGACTTTGAACGGGCGGCTGAGCTCCGGGACCAGATCAGAGGGCTCCAGCAAACGGAACTGGCGGTCGGGGTGAAGGTTTAA
- the uvrC gene encoding excinuclease ABC subunit C, translating to MALAEKVSSFPVTPGVYLMKNQAGEVLYVGKAKNLRDRLKSYFSKEATSRTQIQFLMKRVVVIETIVTGTEKEALLLENTLIKKHKPKYNIQLRDDKNYVSVRLSVKDEFPRIYVTRQIKEEEGPYFGPYSSASACRETVDFIEKYFQLRTCSDHELKNRSRPCLQYQIKRCLAPCVGFIQEEPYRQLVENVRLFLEGRKKDLLQKLKIERNEASEKLDFEKAARLRDLIQSMKETLEKQSMIRYRAANQDFVSYYREGEQFTFCVLMVRAGRVQGTRLYHFQSPANGEEMIASFLLQYYGEDRYLPQEIVTRAKRGEKKELLRLAEKNAMEGFKRHFREKGESADLLLQLQQQLSLKKIPAVMECYDISNTQGAMATGSLVTFLDGIPAKEHYKRFKIKTVFGPNDFEMMYEVLKRRLMRSRMTEAGKSRWQLPDLIVVDGGKGQLGMALKALEELGITGIDVIGLAKKKEGEKQDKVFLPGRKNPILLKPHSSILHLLMQIRDEAHRFAITYHKKLRGKAFLGVRR from the coding sequence ATGGCTCTGGCTGAGAAGGTCTCTTCTTTCCCTGTCACCCCCGGTGTCTACCTGATGAAAAATCAGGCCGGGGAGGTCCTCTATGTGGGGAAGGCAAAAAACCTGCGCGATCGTCTGAAGAGTTATTTCTCAAAAGAGGCGACCTCCCGCACCCAAATCCAATTCTTGATGAAGAGGGTGGTTGTTATTGAGACGATTGTGACCGGTACTGAAAAAGAGGCGCTCCTCCTTGAAAACACGCTCATCAAGAAACACAAACCGAAATATAATATCCAACTCCGGGATGATAAAAACTATGTGAGCGTCAGGCTCTCGGTCAAAGACGAATTCCCCAGGATTTACGTCACCCGGCAGATCAAGGAAGAGGAGGGGCCCTACTTCGGCCCTTATTCCAGTGCCTCTGCCTGTCGGGAGACAGTCGATTTTATCGAAAAATATTTTCAGCTTCGCACCTGTTCGGATCATGAACTAAAAAACAGGTCGCGTCCCTGCCTGCAGTACCAGATCAAACGGTGCCTGGCCCCTTGTGTCGGGTTTATCCAGGAAGAACCGTATCGCCAGCTTGTGGAGAATGTCAGACTTTTTTTGGAAGGACGAAAAAAAGACCTTCTGCAAAAATTAAAAATAGAGAGGAACGAGGCCTCAGAAAAGCTCGATTTTGAAAAGGCGGCCCGTCTCCGGGACCTGATCCAATCGATGAAGGAGACGCTGGAGAAACAGAGCATGATCCGCTACCGAGCGGCCAATCAAGACTTCGTCTCTTATTATAGAGAGGGAGAGCAGTTCACCTTCTGCGTCCTGATGGTCCGTGCGGGACGGGTTCAGGGGACCCGTCTCTATCATTTTCAATCACCGGCAAACGGAGAAGAGATGATCGCCTCTTTTCTTCTGCAGTATTATGGTGAGGACCGTTACCTCCCCCAGGAGATTGTGACCCGTGCAAAGAGGGGAGAAAAAAAAGAACTCCTTCGATTGGCCGAGAAAAATGCGATGGAGGGATTTAAACGGCACTTTCGGGAAAAGGGAGAGTCAGCCGATCTCCTGCTTCAGCTTCAACAACAGCTTTCTCTGAAAAAGATCCCCGCTGTTATGGAATGCTACGACATCTCCAACACTCAAGGGGCGATGGCGACGGGATCCCTGGTGACATTTCTCGATGGGATTCCGGCAAAGGAACATTATAAACGGTTCAAGATCAAAACAGTTTTTGGGCCGAATGACTTTGAGATGATGTATGAGGTCCTCAAGAGGCGGCTTATGCGAAGTCGGATGACCGAGGCTGGAAAATCAAGGTGGCAATTACCGGATCTGATCGTCGTGGATGGAGGGAAGGGGCAGTTGGGGATGGCGCTGAAGGCCTTGGAGGAGTTAGGGATCACTGGGATTGATGTCATTGGGCTTGCCAAGAAAAAAGAGGGAGAAAAACAAGACAAAGTCTTCCTGCCGGGGCGGAAGAATCCGATTCTCCTCAAACCCCATTCCTCAATACTTCACCTCCTGATGCAGATCCGGGATGAGGCGCATCGTTTTGCGATCACCTACCATAAAAAACTTCGGGGAAAGGCCTTCCTGGGGGTTCGCCGATGA
- a CDS encoding 1-acyl-sn-glycerol-3-phosphate acyltransferase yields the protein MSAILAIFQWVIASLSITLHSFYTAILHSLFPRRPWVRYSNILFCRWILFLVRVHVQVEGLEHVDPKKTYVVCSNHQGMFDSFAINGMIPLPMAWLSKPGYFKVPFVGLVLWASQHVLVTRKDKERDRQAVALAVEQLRKGIPMAVFPEGTRSRDGSIGPFKLGAFRMAKESGCPVLPVTLCGSGERMKKGEWKVRPGTIRLTIGPPIDPPFETIEELSAKTHRQILGTYQKSTSI from the coding sequence ATGAGCGCCATCCTTGCGATCTTTCAATGGGTCATCGCCAGCCTTTCCATCACGCTCCACAGTTTTTATACGGCGATCCTTCATTCCCTCTTTCCCCGTCGTCCGTGGGTGCGTTATTCCAATATTTTATTCTGCCGGTGGATTCTCTTTCTCGTCCGGGTTCATGTCCAGGTTGAGGGGTTGGAACATGTCGACCCAAAAAAAACGTATGTGGTCTGCTCCAACCATCAAGGGATGTTCGACAGCTTTGCGATCAACGGGATGATTCCTTTGCCGATGGCCTGGCTTTCAAAGCCGGGTTATTTCAAGGTGCCGTTCGTCGGTTTGGTCTTGTGGGCCTCCCAACATGTCCTGGTGACACGGAAAGACAAGGAGCGTGATCGGCAGGCGGTGGCGTTGGCGGTGGAACAACTCCGCAAGGGGATCCCGATGGCGGTCTTTCCGGAGGGGACCCGTTCCAGGGATGGCTCCATTGGCCCCTTCAAGTTGGGGGCGTTCCGGATGGCGAAGGAATCCGGTTGCCCGGTCTTGCCGGTTACCCTCTGCGGTTCAGGGGAAAGGATGAAAAAAGGGGAATGGAAGGTCCGCCCCGGTACGATTCGTCTCACTATTGGCCCCCCGATTGATCCACCCTTTGAGACGATTGAAGAACTCTCTGCAAAGACGCATCGGCAGATCCTGGGAACCTATCAAAAATCGACGTCAATTTAA
- a CDS encoding branched-chain amino acid transaminase: protein MQKASKIWLDGKMINWDEANVHVLTHTLHYGLGVFEGIRCYQCDNGSSAIFRLKEHIDRLYNSAHILQMKIPFEKGIVLKACKEIFRVNELKHGYLRPIAFIGDGEMGLYVMNNPIRVAIAAWPWGTYLGEEGVKNGIRAKVSSYTRHHVNSIMNKAKSCGTYINSILAKREAIKAGYEEAILLDSEGYVAEASGENIFVVKEGTVKTTPSGASVLDGITANSVVTILKDKKIEVASQKFTRDELYLADEIFMTGTAAEITPVREVDDRMVGTGKPGPITQEVQKTFHAIVKGKDEKYRRWLDVI, encoded by the coding sequence ATGCAAAAAGCATCCAAAATCTGGCTTGATGGCAAGATGATCAACTGGGACGAAGCGAACGTCCATGTTTTGACACACACCCTTCATTACGGGCTTGGTGTCTTTGAGGGAATCCGTTGTTACCAGTGCGACAACGGTTCTTCAGCCATTTTTCGTCTCAAGGAACATATCGACCGGCTCTACAACTCGGCCCACATCCTTCAGATGAAGATCCCGTTCGAAAAAGGGATAGTTCTCAAGGCCTGCAAGGAGATTTTTCGTGTCAACGAACTCAAGCATGGCTACCTCCGCCCGATCGCCTTCATTGGTGACGGGGAGATGGGGTTGTATGTCATGAACAATCCGATCCGTGTGGCGATTGCCGCCTGGCCTTGGGGAACCTACCTGGGGGAAGAAGGGGTCAAAAATGGGATCCGTGCCAAGGTTTCTTCCTATACCCGGCATCATGTCAACAGCATCATGAACAAGGCTAAAAGCTGCGGGACTTACATCAACTCCATCCTGGCTAAACGAGAGGCGATCAAGGCCGGCTACGAAGAGGCGATCCTTCTCGACAGCGAAGGGTATGTCGCCGAGGCCTCCGGTGAAAATATCTTTGTGGTGAAAGAGGGCACTGTCAAGACAACCCCCTCCGGGGCCTCTGTCCTGGACGGGATCACCGCCAACAGTGTGGTAACTATTCTCAAAGATAAAAAGATTGAGGTGGCTTCACAAAAATTTACCCGGGATGAGCTGTATCTGGCCGATGAGATCTTTATGACCGGCACTGCCGCCGAGATTACACCGGTCAGGGAAGTGGATGATCGGATGGTTGGCACCGGCAAACCGGGCCCAATCACCCAAGAGGTGCAGAAGACCTTTCATGCCATCGTGAAGGGAAAGGATGAAAAATACCGCCGCTGGTTAGATGTTATTTAG
- the mtnA gene encoding S-methyl-5-thioribose-1-phosphate isomerase, with amino-acid sequence MNFKTIEWKKDRLLLIDQRKLPVEEAYVECADYKQVADAIRNMVVRGAPAIGVTAAFGVVLGAQGIGARNFSDFYHRLESVCQTLQETRPTAVNLSWALNRMKEVCRRHEGAAVPEIREKLEQEAVKIYDEDIQTNKKMGQNGSVLIENGMTILTHCNAGALATAGYGTALGVFYAAQEQGKKFEVVAPETRPFLQGARLTAWELVKNRIPVTLITDNMIGALMKQKKFQLVVVGADRIAANGDVANKIGTYTSAFLARGHDVPFYVAAPTSTIDKKTAAGGEIPIEERSPAEVANFYRQLIAPEGIKIRNPAFDVTPHELVSGIITERGILKEPYAKSIQNLA; translated from the coding sequence ATGAACTTTAAAACGATCGAATGGAAAAAAGACCGCCTCCTCCTGATTGACCAACGGAAGCTCCCGGTGGAAGAGGCCTACGTCGAGTGTGCCGATTACAAGCAGGTCGCTGATGCGATCCGCAACATGGTCGTCCGCGGGGCTCCGGCGATCGGGGTGACCGCCGCCTTTGGAGTGGTCCTGGGGGCCCAAGGAATCGGGGCCAGGAACTTCAGCGATTTTTACCACCGGTTGGAATCAGTCTGCCAGACCTTGCAGGAAACCCGTCCCACTGCGGTCAATCTTTCCTGGGCCTTGAACCGGATGAAAGAGGTCTGTCGTCGTCATGAGGGAGCTGCCGTTCCCGAAATAAGAGAAAAACTGGAACAGGAGGCGGTCAAAATTTACGACGAAGATATCCAGACCAACAAGAAAATGGGACAGAATGGGTCGGTCCTCATTGAAAACGGGATGACCATCCTGACTCATTGCAACGCCGGTGCCTTGGCCACAGCCGGTTATGGAACGGCGTTGGGGGTCTTTTATGCCGCTCAGGAACAGGGGAAAAAGTTTGAGGTCGTGGCGCCAGAAACCCGTCCGTTTCTTCAGGGGGCCCGACTCACCGCCTGGGAATTGGTTAAAAACAGGATCCCGGTCACACTGATCACCGACAACATGATTGGGGCCTTGATGAAGCAAAAAAAATTCCAGCTGGTGGTCGTCGGCGCTGATCGGATCGCCGCCAATGGGGATGTTGCCAACAAGATCGGGACCTACACCTCGGCGTTTCTCGCCCGTGGGCACGATGTCCCATTCTACGTAGCGGCGCCGACATCAACCATTGATAAAAAAACTGCCGCCGGGGGCGAGATCCCGATTGAGGAAAGATCCCCCGCCGAGGTGGCAAATTTTTATAGACAACTCATCGCACCGGAAGGTATTAAGATCCGGAACCCGGCTTTTGACGTCACCCCGCACGAACTGGTCAGCGGCATCATCACGGAGAGAGGAATTTTGAAGGAGCCTTATGCAAAAAGCATCCAAAATCTGGCTTGA